The following proteins are encoded in a genomic region of Paenibacillus sp. FSL H3-0469:
- a CDS encoding methyltransferase domain-containing protein, with protein MNQPASNNQWQADTYDHKLDFVSKLGGDVLSLLQPQPGERVLDIGCGTADLTAKIAAAGADTVGIDLSPEMIARGRSKYPHLNLSAQNAYTYRTAQPFDAVFSNAALHWMKDAHAVAVTVAGALRTGGRFVAEFGGYRNVAALVNATEAALAAHSYDPQGRNPWYFPTIGEYAAVLEAHGFLVTLAQHFERPTPLQGESGIRDWLDMMADDFFYDVSAEDKIAIYREVEEQLRPEHYRQGQWIADYRRLRVCAVKMAE; from the coding sequence ATGAATCAACCGGCTTCCAATAACCAATGGCAGGCAGACACATATGATCACAAACTGGATTTCGTCTCCAAGCTGGGCGGTGATGTTCTCTCGCTGCTCCAGCCGCAGCCCGGTGAACGCGTGCTGGATATCGGCTGCGGAACAGCCGATCTTACCGCTAAGATCGCGGCCGCCGGAGCGGATACAGTGGGCATCGATCTGTCACCCGAGATGATTGCCCGCGGCCGCAGCAAGTATCCGCACCTGAATCTGAGCGCCCAGAATGCATACACTTACCGGACCGCTCAGCCCTTCGATGCCGTGTTCTCCAACGCTGCGCTGCACTGGATGAAGGACGCGCATGCAGTCGCGGTAACGGTAGCAGGTGCACTTCGGACCGGCGGGCGGTTCGTCGCCGAATTCGGCGGCTACCGCAACGTTGCCGCGCTGGTGAATGCGACCGAGGCCGCACTGGCCGCGCATAGCTATGACCCGCAGGGACGCAATCCATGGTATTTTCCCACCATCGGAGAATATGCAGCAGTGCTGGAGGCGCATGGCTTCCTCGTCACGCTGGCCCAGCATTTCGAACGTCCGACTCCCTTGCAGGGGGAGAGCGGAATCCGGGATTGGCTCGACATGATGGCCGATGACTTCTTCTACGATGTCAGTGCAGAAGACAAGATTGCGATCTATCGCGAAGTGGAAGAGCAGCTGCGTCCGGAGCATTACCGGCAGGGCCAATGGATCGCCGACTACCGGCGGCTGCGGGTCTGTGCCGTGAAGATGGCGGAGTAA
- a CDS encoding HSP90 family protein yields the protein MENQNPDTYRFQVNLSGMINILSNHLYSSPKVFLRELLQNGIDAITARQAYSPAGYEGKIHVEVSGTSTGATLLVEDNGIGLDEAEIHEFLAMIGQSSKRGEDFLSTNTSFIGRFGIGLLSCFMVSNDIVMVTQSAKGGPALEWRGKPDGTYTIRKLEGAHAPGTKVFLRCKEGSEAYFEEENLREGLFHYGALLPYPIQLVSDRNTRLINPLTPPWVKDPQLARKHRDEVLSFGKQVLGETFRDFIPLHTASGRTGGIAFILPHAVNLNAKRNHRVYLKHMLVSEAASNILPDWAFFVKCLIWTDELQPTASREHFYENAQLEQVREELGNAIRQELMRMAEYDPDRLQSIISLHALSMKALAVEDSSFYSIIHEWLPFESTYGRKTLGELKQQPPLYFTATLDEYRQITHVASAQSMLVVNGGYIYDAELLSRLPLIDPEVQTERLLPEEVSLSFTDITPQERLDYYESVRLADSVLQKFRCQVQLRRFKPEEIPVLYTLSEESAQWRVLEATKEVSTDVLSSVLGSLGASLKDTAYATLYFNLNNPVIEKVFHQGNQATLPSIVEMLYCNALLMGHYPMNRQELALLNKGIIQFIDWGLTASRSAEGEK from the coding sequence ATGGAGAACCAAAACCCGGATACGTACCGCTTTCAGGTGAACTTAAGCGGTATGATCAACATTTTGTCTAACCATTTGTATAGCAGCCCGAAGGTATTCTTAAGAGAGCTGCTGCAGAATGGCATAGACGCGATTACTGCACGTCAGGCATATTCCCCAGCAGGCTACGAAGGTAAGATCCATGTCGAGGTAAGCGGAACCTCCACGGGGGCAACCTTATTAGTAGAGGATAACGGGATCGGGTTAGATGAGGCAGAGATTCATGAGTTTCTGGCCATGATTGGACAATCCTCCAAGCGGGGCGAAGATTTTCTGTCGACCAACACCTCCTTTATCGGGCGGTTTGGCATCGGGCTGTTGTCCTGCTTCATGGTGAGTAACGATATCGTCATGGTGACCCAATCCGCCAAGGGCGGGCCTGCTCTGGAATGGCGCGGGAAGCCGGACGGCACTTATACGATCCGTAAGCTCGAAGGGGCACATGCTCCGGGCACCAAGGTTTTTTTGCGTTGCAAGGAAGGGTCGGAAGCTTACTTCGAAGAAGAGAACCTGCGGGAAGGTCTATTCCATTACGGCGCTCTGCTGCCTTATCCGATCCAGCTGGTGTCGGACCGCAACACCCGCCTGATTAATCCGCTGACCCCGCCGTGGGTCAAAGATCCGCAGCTGGCCCGGAAGCACCGCGATGAAGTACTGTCCTTCGGCAAACAGGTGCTGGGGGAGACGTTCCGTGATTTCATTCCCCTGCACACCGCCTCGGGCCGGACGGGAGGCATCGCCTTCATTCTGCCGCACGCAGTGAACCTGAACGCGAAGCGCAATCACCGGGTATACCTGAAGCACATGCTGGTCTCCGAGGCTGCCAGCAATATCCTGCCGGACTGGGCGTTCTTCGTGAAATGCCTGATCTGGACCGATGAGCTGCAGCCGACCGCTTCCCGGGAGCATTTCTATGAGAATGCCCAGCTGGAGCAGGTGCGGGAAGAGCTGGGGAATGCCATTCGTCAGGAATTGATGCGGATGGCCGAGTATGACCCGGACCGCCTGCAATCGATCATTTCGCTGCATGCCTTATCGATGAAGGCGCTCGCGGTGGAAGATTCGTCGTTCTATTCGATCATTCACGAGTGGTTGCCGTTTGAGAGCACGTATGGCCGAAAGACGCTTGGCGAGCTGAAGCAGCAGCCTCCCCTGTACTTCACGGCGACGCTGGACGAATACCGCCAGATTACCCACGTGGCTTCGGCCCAATCCATGCTGGTGGTGAATGGCGGGTATATCTATGATGCCGAGCTGCTGTCCCGGCTTCCGCTTATTGACCCGGAGGTGCAAACGGAACGGCTGCTGCCGGAAGAGGTGTCCTTATCCTTCACCGATATTACGCCTCAAGAGCGGCTGGATTACTATGAATCTGTAAGACTCGCAGACAGTGTCCTGCAGAAGTTCCGCTGCCAGGTGCAGCTGCGCCGCTTCAAGCCGGAGGAGATTCCGGTGCTCTACACACTGTCCGAGGAATCCGCCCAGTGGCGTGTACTTGAGGCAACGAAGGAAGTGAGCACCGACGTTCTCTCCTCCGTGCTAGGCAGCCTGGGCGCTTCGCTTAAGGATACGGCATACGCTACACTTTACTTTAACCTGAACAATCCGGTCATTG